From one Phocaeicola salanitronis DSM 18170 genomic stretch:
- a CDS encoding HpaII family restriction endonuclease, whose translation MAFDATKKEWSELYAFFRLLADGYVYAGTPDVKQNETCCLPVARVQREEHDGTRNYIVGKNDVRIWGETIDKRIPREDFGTVADLILQALRETEGENVTSPDGVEGFLDEAAIYDLEAKTDDRTDLKVAFYSEEAPLTGLCVRSRIGTLYPLLDGGRTANFKFEQTGIKFASPTINKINAFGEEDDVLGRMQMIERLGGILKYNDVADKIFRSNLSMLDLHMGRMLGEMTRLMWLNGITKVSELTEAVKQLNPLKIKDELITKHGYYEYKVKEFLLAIATGMRPAKVYTGIESAIDGCLFVTGDGGVLCYQRAFRQVFADFLFQNTRLEKGPVQKDKYGYLERENGAYYFKLNLKVGLMKR comes from the coding sequence ATGGCTTTTGACGCAACGAAGAAAGAATGGAGCGAACTGTATGCGTTTTTCCGTCTGCTGGCAGACGGATATGTATATGCCGGCACACCGGATGTGAAACAGAACGAAACATGTTGCTTGCCTGTGGCACGAGTGCAACGGGAAGAACATGACGGTACACGCAATTACATCGTAGGCAAGAACGACGTGCGGATTTGGGGTGAAACGATAGACAAGCGCATTCCACGGGAAGATTTCGGCACGGTAGCCGACTTGATTTTGCAGGCTTTGCGCGAAACCGAAGGAGAGAATGTAACTTCGCCCGACGGTGTGGAAGGCTTTTTAGACGAAGCAGCCATTTACGACTTAGAAGCGAAGACAGATGACCGTACAGACTTGAAAGTGGCATTCTATAGCGAGGAAGCTCCGCTAACCGGACTTTGCGTCCGTTCGCGTATCGGGACGCTTTATCCTTTGCTCGACGGAGGGCGCACGGCAAACTTCAAGTTCGAGCAGACAGGAATAAAGTTTGCTTCGCCTACGATAAATAAAATCAATGCGTTCGGCGAAGAAGACGATGTGCTGGGACGCATGCAGATGATTGAACGGTTGGGCGGCATATTGAAATACAACGATGTGGCAGACAAAATATTCCGAAGCAACCTTTCGATGCTCGACCTTCACATGGGACGCATGTTAGGCGAAATGACCCGCCTGATGTGGCTGAACGGCATCACAAAGGTATCTGAGCTTACGGAGGCGGTAAAACAACTGAATCCGCTGAAAATCAAGGATGAGCTAATTACCAAACACGGCTATTATGAGTACAAGGTAAAAGAATTCCTGCTTGCCATTGCTACAGGCATGCGTCCGGCAAAAGTCTATACCGGCATCGAATCAGCTATCGACGGATGCCTGTTTGTGACAGGAGACGGAGGAGTATTATGCTACCAGCGCGCTTTCAGGCAAGTGTTTGCCGATTTCCTGTTCCAAAATACCCGATTGGAAAAAGGTCCGGTTCAGAAAGACAAATACGGCTATCTGGAACGCGAAAACGGCGCGTATTATTTTAAATTGAACTTAAAAGTGGGACTGATGAAACGATAA
- a CDS encoding DUF4861 domain-containing protein, with the protein MKTFAIIGLAWLAGSISASAQSSEKTFQVIVENPWQTEKADEPVVIDLHTLKTDFTVKSAVVSDGTSEIPSQLDDMNGDTRADELAFVVNVPAQSKKTLTVTLSPKKSDKVYPARVFAEMLFRTSKKNQYAKGYAIYADGNAYTYTIQQHHGIAFESELVAYRIYFNEKQTTDLYGKFRKGLEIEESQFYPTDEQLKRGFGDDVIKVNNSCGAGTLRGWDGTQTTMIQPVDIRGQRILADGPVRTVVDAEVKGWQYQGKELNMINRYTLYAGHRDAQVDVIFDAPLTDEVFATGVQNITGHAAMYSDHEGLVASWGTDWPVNDTVKYKKETVGLATYIPKKLVVKETADKENFLYTVSAPGESSFRYYTSFTSCKETFGYPTKEKWFAYVQEWKKYLEQPVKIQVIE; encoded by the coding sequence ATGAAAACATTCGCTATTATTGGCTTAGCATGGCTGGCTGGAAGTATCTCTGCTTCCGCACAAAGCTCAGAGAAAACATTTCAAGTGATTGTGGAAAATCCTTGGCAGACTGAAAAGGCCGATGAGCCTGTCGTAATAGACCTTCATACATTAAAAACAGACTTTACGGTAAAATCTGCCGTTGTATCCGACGGAACTTCTGAAATACCTTCCCAGTTGGACGATATGAATGGGGACACCCGTGCCGATGAACTGGCATTCGTCGTCAATGTGCCTGCACAAAGCAAAAAGACACTGACCGTCACCCTTTCTCCGAAAAAAAGCGATAAGGTATATCCCGCACGTGTTTTTGCCGAAATGTTGTTCCGTACTTCCAAGAAAAACCAATATGCCAAAGGGTATGCCATTTATGCCGATGGAAACGCTTATACGTATACCATTCAGCAACATCATGGCATCGCTTTCGAAAGCGAGCTGGTAGCATACCGCATTTATTTCAACGAAAAGCAGACCACAGACCTTTATGGCAAATTCCGCAAGGGACTGGAAATCGAGGAAAGCCAGTTTTATCCTACCGATGAGCAATTGAAGCGGGGATTCGGGGATGACGTCATCAAGGTGAACAATAGTTGCGGAGCCGGAACGCTCCGTGGATGGGACGGCACGCAGACTACCATGATTCAGCCCGTTGACATCCGTGGCCAGCGGATTCTTGCCGACGGTCCGGTACGTACCGTAGTAGATGCCGAAGTGAAAGGCTGGCAATATCAGGGTAAAGAACTGAATATGATAAACCGTTACACCCTCTATGCCGGACACCGTGATGCACAGGTGGATGTGATTTTTGATGCTCCGCTGACCGATGAAGTGTTTGCTACCGGTGTGCAAAACATAACCGGACATGCCGCAATGTATTCCGACCATGAAGGACTCGTAGCAAGCTGGGGAACCGATTGGCCCGTAAACGATACGGTGAAGTATAAAAAGGAAACGGTAGGTCTTGCTACGTATATCCCTAAGAAACTGGTCGTAAAAGAAACCGCCGACAAGGAGAACTTCCTTTATACCGTGAGCGCTCCCGGCGAAAGTTCATTCCGTTATTACACGTCATTTACATCGTGCAAGGAAACGTTTGGATATCCGACCAAAGAAAAATGGTTTGCTTACGTGCAAGAATGGAAGAAGTATTTGGAACAGCCTGTTAAGATACAAGTCATCGAGTAA
- a CDS encoding glycoside hydrolase family 28 protein → MIKFNTLKQWLLSLGAATFVWSGAANAQTVSPVISDEVYSNLPFQMAKVQQPTFPDHSRSITEFGAVADGITLNTEAFAQTIDAVSQQGGGTVVVPAGLWLTGPIVLKSNINLHLEENALVLFTADHTQYPIIKTSFEGLETRRCQSPVSANGAENIAITGKGVMDGNGDTWRPVKKGKMTASQWNKLVASGGVLNEKGDIWYPSEGSIKGANACKDFNVPEGIETEEDWNSIRDWLRPVLLSFIKCKKVLLEGVTFKNSPSWCLHPLSCEDLTVYNISVSNPWYSQNGDALDIESCNRVLVLNSSFDAGDDGICIKSGKDESGRRRGEPCQNIIIRDNVVLHGHGGFVVGSEMSGGVKNIYVDNCTFLGTDVGLRFKSTRGRGGVVENIHINNINMINIPNEALIFDLFYGGNAPGEGDAPGAPKEEVVPPVTEETPAFRDIFIKNVTAKNVGRAVLFNGLPEMPIKNIFLENVTISDAKDGVTLNRAENATLKNVKVITTKGGDNLKMMGVTNITVGDKKYEKIGNKAESYKF, encoded by the coding sequence ATGATTAAATTCAACACGTTAAAACAATGGCTTCTTTCATTAGGAGCCGCTACTTTTGTTTGGAGTGGAGCGGCGAATGCTCAAACTGTTTCGCCCGTCATCTCGGATGAGGTATATAGCAACCTGCCATTCCAAATGGCTAAGGTGCAGCAACCTACATTCCCTGACCATTCTCGTTCTATCACCGAATTCGGTGCTGTGGCAGACGGGATAACCTTGAATACTGAAGCGTTTGCCCAAACAATTGATGCTGTATCTCAGCAAGGGGGAGGTACGGTCGTAGTGCCTGCCGGTTTGTGGCTTACAGGTCCGATTGTGCTGAAAAGCAACATTAATCTGCATTTGGAAGAAAATGCGTTGGTGCTTTTTACGGCTGACCATACGCAATACCCCATTATAAAGACTTCCTTCGAAGGATTGGAAACGCGCCGTTGCCAATCGCCGGTATCTGCGAACGGGGCTGAAAACATAGCCATTACCGGTAAAGGAGTCATGGACGGGAACGGTGATACATGGCGTCCGGTAAAGAAAGGGAAGATGACTGCAAGCCAATGGAACAAGCTGGTGGCTTCGGGCGGCGTGCTTAATGAAAAAGGAGACATCTGGTATCCGAGCGAGGGCTCTATCAAAGGCGCAAATGCCTGCAAGGATTTCAATGTGCCCGAAGGCATCGAGACCGAAGAAGATTGGAACAGCATCCGTGACTGGCTCCGTCCTGTGTTGTTGAGTTTCATTAAATGCAAGAAAGTGCTGCTCGAAGGGGTGACTTTCAAGAACTCGCCCAGCTGGTGCCTTCATCCGTTGTCATGCGAAGACCTTACCGTATATAATATAAGTGTATCGAATCCTTGGTATTCGCAAAACGGAGATGCGCTTGATATCGAGTCTTGCAATCGGGTTTTGGTTCTTAATAGCAGCTTTGATGCCGGAGATGACGGCATTTGCATCAAGTCGGGTAAGGACGAAAGCGGACGCCGCAGGGGGGAACCTTGCCAGAATATCATTATCCGAGACAATGTAGTGCTTCACGGGCATGGCGGTTTTGTAGTAGGCAGCGAGATGTCTGGAGGCGTGAAGAATATTTACGTTGATAATTGCACCTTCTTGGGAACGGATGTCGGATTGCGTTTCAAGAGCACACGCGGCCGTGGCGGGGTAGTGGAAAACATCCACATCAATAACATCAATATGATTAATATCCCGAACGAGGCGCTTATCTTCGACTTGTTCTATGGAGGCAATGCGCCGGGTGAAGGAGATGCTCCGGGTGCTCCGAAAGAGGAAGTTGTGCCTCCGGTAACCGAGGAGACTCCGGCATTCCGTGATATCTTCATCAAGAATGTCACCGCAAAGAATGTAGGACGTGCTGTATTGTTCAATGGACTTCCCGAAATGCCTATCAAGAACATTTTCCTTGAGAATGTAACCATTTCCGATGCAAAGGACGGCGTGACATTGAACCGTGCCGAAAACGCGACCCTGAAGAATGTGAAAGTTATTACGACAAAAGGTGGCGATAACCTGAAGATGATGGGGGTAACCAACATTACCGTAGGAGATAAGAAGTACGAAAAAATCGGAAATAAGGCCGAGTCTTATAAATTCTGA
- a CDS encoding gliding motility protein GldB-related protein, translating into MMKRIIFILVSVIALASCRSDMQGNDALLDRGIKVFRYDRLQYEATAMNSIAAVQRMNLDCPQATRILIEDVLMLGKVNDPNINERMCAYYADSILFRLMQDAEEKFSDMRPIEEKLTKGFKRLKEEVPSIPIPSVYSQISALNQSIVVGDSLLGFSLDKYMGEDYPLYKRYYYAYQRRSMKPERILPDCFTFYLMSQYPFGWERGRRTLFDVIMHQGKINWVARKALEIKSNAEMLDYTEEETEWCKKNEKALWNWMVSRKHLESTDPMIIRAYTHPDPNIILKGERIPPVIGIWIGMQLTEKFMKEHPDMSIKALLECEDFRELTLE; encoded by the coding sequence ATGATGAAACGCATTATATTCATATTGGTAAGTGTCATTGCCCTTGCATCCTGCCGTTCAGACATGCAAGGCAATGACGCTTTGCTTGATAGGGGTATAAAAGTGTTCCGTTACGACCGTTTGCAATACGAAGCAACCGCAATGAACAGCATAGCGGCGGTGCAACGCATGAATCTGGATTGCCCTCAGGCGACCCGTATTCTGATAGAAGACGTATTGATGTTGGGCAAAGTGAACGATCCGAACATCAACGAGCGCATGTGCGCCTATTATGCCGACTCCATCCTGTTCCGCCTGATGCAGGATGCCGAAGAAAAGTTCAGCGACATGCGTCCGATAGAAGAAAAACTGACGAAGGGGTTCAAACGGCTGAAGGAAGAAGTGCCTTCTATCCCGATACCTTCGGTCTACTCGCAAATTTCGGCATTAAACCAATCCATCGTTGTAGGAGACAGCCTTTTAGGATTCAGCCTCGACAAGTATATGGGCGAAGACTATCCGCTCTACAAGCGTTATTATTACGCTTACCAGCGCCGCTCGATGAAGCCCGAGCGCATCCTCCCCGACTGTTTTACTTTTTATCTGATGAGCCAATATCCCTTCGGATGGGAAAGAGGGCGCCGCACCCTGTTCGATGTAATCATGCATCAAGGCAAAATCAACTGGGTGGCACGCAAGGCATTGGAAATAAAATCAAATGCCGAAATGCTGGACTACACGGAAGAAGAAACGGAGTGGTGCAAAAAGAACGAAAAGGCTTTATGGAACTGGATGGTGAGCAGGAAGCATCTGGAAAGTACAGATCCGATGATTATCAGGGCTTATACGCATCCCGACCCGAACATTATCTTAAAGGGTGAACGGATTCCTCCCGTTATCGGAATATGGATAGGCATGCAACTTACCGAAAAGTTCATGAAAGAACACCCCGACATGAGCATAAAAGCCTTGCTGGAGTGTGAAGATTTCAGAGAGCTGACACTCGAATAA
- a CDS encoding glycoside hydrolase family 43 protein, with protein MKQLLLSMLLGGCMLPALHAQDNYVSEVWVADQGDGTYKNPVLYADYSDPDVIRVGEDYYLTSSSFGCLPGLQVLHSKDLVNWSFAGVAVPHALPPVTDTAPQHGNRVWAPCIRHHNGEFYIFWGDPDQGIFMVKAKDVKGPWCEPVLVKAAKGIIDTTPLWDEDGRVYLAHAYAGSRAGLKSVIAVCELSADATRTIGPSRIVFDGHEAHETCEGPKFYKRNGYYYMFFPAGGVPTGWQVVARSKNVYGPYEWRTVMAQGDSPVNGPHQGGWVDTPTGEDWFMHFQDVGAAGRLVHLQPMKWVNDWPVIGEDKDGDGCGDPVLTWKKPDVGKTYPICTPQESDEFNTNILGLQWQWNANINDKWHFCDEEHGCLRLYSYPVTENYKSLWDVPNMLLQKFPAPSFKATMKLKFAPIAKYKGERTGLVVMGMDYAGIILESTESGLVLSQVECKKADRGGTETVNASVPLKENEIYLRAEITSTGEKIGKSEGGHDLVVMCQMSYSTNGKKFQKLGKPFQVKEGKWIGAKVGTFCTRPAIVTNDGGWADVDWFRIEK; from the coding sequence ATGAAACAACTTCTACTCTCCATGCTGCTGGGAGGCTGTATGCTTCCTGCGCTACACGCTCAAGATAATTATGTATCGGAAGTATGGGTAGCCGACCAAGGTGACGGAACGTATAAAAATCCGGTTCTCTACGCCGACTATTCCGACCCCGATGTCATCCGTGTGGGCGAAGATTATTACCTCACTTCATCCAGCTTCGGATGTTTGCCCGGACTTCAGGTGCTTCATTCCAAAGACTTGGTGAACTGGAGTTTCGCAGGTGTTGCAGTGCCTCATGCCTTGCCTCCTGTAACCGATACTGCCCCTCAGCACGGAAACCGTGTATGGGCTCCCTGCATCCGTCATCATAACGGAGAGTTTTATATCTTTTGGGGAGACCCCGACCAGGGTATCTTTATGGTGAAAGCCAAGGATGTGAAAGGACCGTGGTGCGAACCGGTATTGGTGAAAGCAGCCAAGGGAATTATTGACACCACTCCGCTTTGGGACGAGGATGGACGTGTATACCTGGCTCATGCTTACGCCGGAAGCCGTGCCGGACTGAAAAGCGTCATTGCTGTATGCGAATTGAGCGCCGATGCCACCCGTACCATCGGACCCTCACGAATCGTATTCGACGGACACGAAGCGCACGAAACCTGCGAAGGTCCCAAGTTCTACAAACGCAATGGATATTATTACATGTTTTTCCCTGCCGGTGGAGTACCGACGGGCTGGCAGGTAGTAGCACGCTCGAAAAACGTATATGGCCCTTACGAATGGCGTACCGTGATGGCGCAAGGCGACAGCCCTGTCAACGGTCCTCACCAAGGCGGATGGGTAGACACACCTACAGGCGAAGACTGGTTCATGCATTTTCAGGATGTAGGTGCGGCAGGACGCCTTGTACACCTCCAGCCTATGAAATGGGTGAACGATTGGCCCGTTATCGGTGAAGATAAAGACGGAGACGGATGTGGTGACCCTGTATTGACTTGGAAAAAACCGGATGTGGGCAAAACGTATCCGATTTGCACTCCGCAGGAAAGTGATGAATTCAACACCAATATTCTTGGCTTGCAATGGCAATGGAACGCAAATATCAACGATAAGTGGCATTTCTGCGATGAGGAACACGGGTGCCTGCGCCTCTATTCTTATCCAGTAACAGAAAACTACAAGAGCTTGTGGGATGTGCCCAATATGCTGCTCCAGAAGTTCCCTGCACCGAGTTTCAAGGCAACCATGAAACTGAAGTTCGCTCCTATCGCTAAATACAAGGGCGAACGCACCGGACTGGTGGTGATGGGTATGGACTATGCCGGAATCATTCTTGAGAGCACGGAAAGCGGACTGGTGCTCTCACAAGTGGAATGCAAGAAGGCAGACCGTGGAGGAACAGAAACCGTCAATGCCAGTGTGCCTCTGAAAGAAAACGAAATCTACCTGCGTGCCGAAATCACCTCTACCGGCGAGAAGATTGGAAAGAGCGAAGGCGGACACGACCTTGTCGTGATGTGCCAGATGAGTTATAGCACGAATGGAAAGAAATTCCAGAAGTTAGGCAAGCCTTTCCAAGTGAAAGAAGGCAAATGGATAGGTGCCAAGGTGGGTACTTTCTGCACCCGTCCTGCTATCGTCACCAATGACGGAGGATGGGCAGATGTCGATTGGTTCCGTATCGAAAAGTAA
- a CDS encoding SAM-dependent methyltransferase, with product MDTALYLLPVTLGDTAIERVLPSYNKEIILQIKHFIVEDVRSARRFLKKVDRDIDIDGLAFYPLNKHTAPEVVSGYLRPLEEGHPMGVISEAGCPAVADPGADVVAIAQRKNLKVVPLVGPSSIILSVMGSGFNGQSFAFHGYLPIDPSERIKRIKELEQRIYGESQTQLFIETPYRNNKMAEDILKTCRPQTKLCIAANITCEGEYIKTKTIREWKGHLPDLSKIPCIFLIYK from the coding sequence ATGGATACAGCATTATATTTATTGCCGGTTACATTGGGTGACACGGCTATCGAACGTGTTCTTCCTTCCTATAACAAAGAAATCATTTTACAAATCAAGCATTTCATCGTAGAAGACGTGCGCTCGGCACGGCGTTTCCTGAAGAAAGTAGACCGGGACATCGATATCGACGGACTGGCTTTTTATCCGCTGAACAAGCACACCGCTCCGGAAGTGGTGTCGGGCTATCTCCGCCCCTTGGAAGAAGGACATCCGATGGGGGTAATTTCAGAAGCCGGATGCCCTGCCGTAGCCGACCCGGGAGCCGATGTCGTGGCTATTGCCCAGCGCAAAAACCTAAAGGTCGTTCCGCTGGTAGGCCCTTCTTCTATCATCCTGTCGGTAATGGGTTCGGGCTTCAATGGACAAAGCTTTGCTTTTCACGGTTATTTACCCATCGACCCTTCCGAGCGCATAAAACGTATAAAAGAGCTGGAACAGCGCATTTACGGCGAATCCCAGACCCAATTGTTCATCGAGACTCCGTACCGGAACAATAAAATGGCAGAGGATATCTTAAAGACCTGCCGCCCGCAAACCAAGCTTTGCATAGCCGCCAACATCACGTGTGAAGGCGAATACATCAAGACAAAGACCATCCGGGAATGGAAGGGGCATTTGCCCGATTTGTCTAAAATCCCCTGCATCTTCTTAATTTATAAATGA
- a CDS encoding alpha-amylase family glycosyl hydrolase, whose amino-acid sequence MEQEGKIIIYQVFTRLFGNKGLRNKRNGTLEENGCGKMNEFTDKALHEIKKLGATHIWYTGVIAHASQTDYSAYGIPRNHPSIVKGKAGSPYAIRDYYDIDPDLAVLVEHRMEEFEALVERSHKNGLNVIIDFVPNHVARQYHSIAKPEGVKNLGEDDDTSKAFAPDNNFYYIPGTHLGGEIDLHDEEQGWYEEMPAKATGNNRFDAYPNKTDWYETVKLNYGTDYIGNTGNHFDPIPDTWKKMRDILLFWAGKEIDGFRCDMAEMVPCEFWGWVIPQVKAHYPKLIFIAEVYNPNEYRNYLHNGHFDYLYDKVGLYDTLRALVCGYASATAITGCWQSVNDIQPHMLNFLENHDEQRIASDFFAGDARKALPALLVSACMNTNPMMIYFGQELGEEGMEEEGFSGRDGRTTIFDYWSVPSIRRWSNHGRYNLHLLNNKEKEIRHYYQHVLNLCHTEKAIAKGEFFDLMYVNCGGWLMNEHRQYAFLRKYENEALLVIANFESIPVHIGVNIPQHAFDFLQMPTLEKYTATDLLSGKEEVISWMPDKSITLDLPALSGKMLKLYF is encoded by the coding sequence ATGGAACAAGAAGGGAAAATAATTATCTATCAAGTGTTTACCCGTTTGTTCGGGAATAAAGGGCTACGCAACAAGCGTAACGGGACCTTGGAAGAAAACGGGTGCGGCAAGATGAATGAATTTACCGATAAGGCGTTGCACGAGATAAAAAAACTGGGAGCCACCCACATCTGGTACACCGGCGTCATCGCCCATGCTTCGCAAACCGATTATTCGGCATACGGCATTCCGCGCAATCACCCCTCCATTGTAAAAGGAAAAGCAGGCTCGCCTTATGCTATCCGGGATTATTACGACATTGACCCCGACCTGGCTGTGCTTGTAGAACACCGCATGGAAGAATTCGAAGCATTGGTAGAGCGTTCGCACAAGAACGGGCTGAACGTAATCATCGATTTTGTACCCAACCATGTGGCACGCCAATACCATTCAATAGCCAAACCCGAAGGCGTGAAAAACTTGGGCGAAGACGATGACACCTCAAAAGCATTTGCTCCGGACAACAACTTTTATTACATTCCCGGCACACACTTGGGCGGAGAGATTGACCTGCACGACGAAGAACAAGGATGGTACGAAGAAATGCCGGCTAAAGCGACAGGGAACAACCGCTTCGATGCATATCCGAACAAGACTGACTGGTATGAAACGGTCAAACTGAATTACGGTACAGACTATATCGGGAATACCGGGAATCATTTTGACCCCATTCCCGATACATGGAAAAAAATGCGCGACATCCTGCTGTTCTGGGCAGGAAAAGAAATCGACGGCTTCCGCTGCGACATGGCAGAAATGGTTCCGTGCGAGTTTTGGGGCTGGGTGATTCCGCAGGTAAAGGCACATTACCCCAAACTGATATTCATCGCCGAAGTGTATAACCCGAATGAATACCGGAATTACCTGCACAACGGACATTTCGATTATCTGTACGATAAAGTCGGACTGTATGACACCCTGCGTGCGCTGGTATGCGGATATGCTTCGGCTACAGCCATTACCGGATGCTGGCAAAGCGTGAACGACATCCAGCCGCACATGCTGAATTTTCTGGAAAACCACGACGAACAGCGCATTGCGTCCGATTTCTTTGCCGGAGACGCACGCAAGGCACTCCCGGCACTGTTAGTCTCGGCATGTATGAACACCAATCCGATGATGATTTATTTCGGACAGGAATTGGGAGAGGAAGGCATGGAGGAAGAAGGATTCAGCGGACGGGACGGACGCACCACGATATTCGATTACTGGAGCGTCCCCAGCATCCGGCGTTGGAGCAATCACGGACGCTACAACCTGCATCTGCTGAATAACAAGGAAAAAGAAATCCGCCACTATTACCAACACGTCTTGAACCTCTGCCATACGGAAAAGGCGATAGCAAAAGGAGAGTTCTTCGACCTGATGTACGTAAACTGCGGAGGCTGGCTGATGAACGAGCACCGCCAATACGCTTTCTTGCGGAAATACGAAAACGAAGCGTTACTGGTCATTGCCAATTTCGAATCGATACCGGTACATATCGGTGTAAATATCCCGCAACACGCATTCGATTTCCTGCAAATGCCCACATTAGAAAAGTACACGGCTACCGATTTGCTGTCAGGAAAAGAAGAAGTCATTTCGTGGATGCCCGACAAATCCATTACATTAGACCTGCCGGCATTGAGCGGAAAAATGCTGAAACTGTACTTTTAA
- a CDS encoding enoyl-ACP reductase FabI, with protein MSYNLLKGKRGIVFGALNEQSIAWKVAEKAVAEGATITLSNTPVAVRMGEISALAEKLNCEIVPADATSVEDLENVFKRSMEILGGKIDFVLHSIGMSPNVRKKRTYDDLDYDMLNKTLDISAVSFHKMIQSAKKLDAINEYGSIVALSYVAAQRTFYGYNDMADAKALLESIARSFGYIYGREHNVRINTISQSPTMTTAGSGVKGMDKLFDFANRMSPLGNASADECADYCIVMFSDLTRKVTMQNLYHDGGFSSVGMSLRAMATYEKGLDEYKDENGNIIYG; from the coding sequence ATGAGTTACAATTTATTAAAAGGAAAAAGAGGTATTGTTTTCGGTGCGTTGAACGAGCAGTCCATCGCATGGAAGGTAGCAGAAAAGGCTGTTGCAGAAGGTGCAACCATTACATTGTCTAACACCCCGGTAGCGGTGCGTATGGGTGAAATCTCGGCATTGGCAGAGAAACTGAATTGCGAGATTGTACCGGCAGATGCAACCAGTGTAGAGGATTTGGAAAACGTGTTCAAGCGTTCAATGGAAATATTGGGCGGCAAAATTGACTTTGTATTACACTCTATAGGCATGTCGCCCAACGTACGCAAGAAACGTACATACGATGATTTGGACTACGACATGTTGAACAAGACACTGGACATTTCAGCCGTTTCGTTCCACAAGATGATTCAGAGCGCGAAGAAACTGGATGCCATCAACGAGTACGGTTCGATTGTAGCCTTGAGTTATGTAGCTGCACAACGCACATTCTACGGCTATAACGATATGGCAGACGCAAAGGCATTGCTGGAATCTATCGCACGCAGCTTCGGATACATTTACGGACGCGAGCACAACGTACGCATCAATACGATTTCCCAGTCGCCGACGATGACTACCGCAGGTTCGGGAGTGAAAGGCATGGACAAACTGTTCGACTTTGCCAACCGCATGTCTCCGCTGGGCAACGCTTCGGCAGACGAATGTGCGGACTATTGCATCGTGATGTTCTCTGACCTGACCCGTAAGGTGACCATGCAGAACTTGTATCACGACGGAGGTTTCTCAAGCGTGGGCATGAGCTTGCGTGCAATGGCTACGTACGAAAAAGGACTGGATGAATACAAAGACGAAAACGGAAACATTATCTACGGATAA